In a single window of the Elaeis guineensis isolate ETL-2024a chromosome 8, EG11, whole genome shotgun sequence genome:
- the LOC105050067 gene encoding enhanced ethylene response protein 5, producing MALHLSMGEAHRRIIEYLARFSDAVSSQDGSALKPLLAVSSNSPYLLSLADALNVFQDSSRLVNQTDKYSLLGEILIPHFRCLQSFRIGRFVDAYVAFEKAANAFLLEFRNWETGWAMEAMHTVALEIRVLAEKADRELALSGKNPEKLQGAGSFLMRVFGALAGKGPKRVGALYVTCQLFKIYFKLGTVHLCRSVIRSIETARIFDFEEFPARDKVTYMYYTGRLEVFNENFLAADQKLMYALMHCDPRSEANIRMILKYLVPVKLSIGILPKMGLLEKYNLLEYKDVINALKRGDLRLLRRALREHEDQFLKSGVYLVLEKLELQVYQRLVKKIYIIQKQKDPSRAHQMKLEVIAKALKWLEMDMDVDEVECIMAILIYKNLIKGYFAHKSKVVVLSKQDPFPRLNGKPVNS from the exons ATGGCGTTACATCTGAGCATGGGCGAAGCCCACCGCCGCATCATCGAGTACCTGGCCCGCTTCTCCGATGCCGTCTCCTCTCAGGACGGCTCCGCCCTCAAGCCCCTCCTTGCAGTCTCCTCCAACTCCCCCTACCTCCTCTCCCTCGCCGACGCCCTCAACGTCTTCCAG GACTCCAGCCGATTAGTGAATCAGACGGACAAATACTCCCTTCTTGGAGAGATCCTCATCCCTCACTTCCGCTGCCTTCAGAGCTTTCGAATCGGCCGCTTCGTCGACGCTTACGTTGCCTTTGAGAAGGCCGCAAA CGCGTTTCTGCTGGAGTTTCGGAACTGGGAAACGGGGTGGGCGATGGAAGCGATGCATACTGTGGCGCTTGAGATACGGGTTCTTGCCGAGAAA GCTGACAGAGAGCTGGCGCTGAGTGGGAAGAATCCAGAGAAGCTGCAGGGAGCCGGCTCGTTCCTGATGAGGGTCTTCGGGGCTCTTGCG GGTAAAGGCCCCAAACGTGTTGGAGCTTTATATGTGACCTGCCAATTATTCAAAATATACTTCAAG CTTGGTACAGTGCATCTGTGTCGCAGTGTCATAAGAAGTATTGAGACTGCTCGAATATTTGATTTTGAGGAATTTCCAGCTAGAGACAAG GTCACCTACATGTATTATACAGGCCGCTTGGaagtttttaatgaaaattttcttGCT GCTGATCAGAAACTAATGTATGCCCTAATGCATTGCGATCCTCGGAGCGAAGCTAACAtaag GATGATTCTGAAGTATCTCGTTCCGGTAAAGCTTTCAATAGGTATCTTGCCTAAAATGGGGCTTCTTGAGAAGTATAATCTGCTCGAG TATAAAGATGTTATAAATGCGCTTAAAAGGGGAGATCTCAGACTTCTCAGACGAGCCCTGCGAGAGCATGAGGACCA ATTCTTGAAATCAGGTGTTTACCTTGttctggagaagctggagctccAAGTTTACCAAAGATTGGTCAAAAAGAT CTACATCATTCAAAAACAAAAGGACCCTAGCAGAGCACATCAAATGAAGTTGGAAGTGATAGCAAAAGCATTGAAATGGCTCGAAATGGACATGGATGTTGATGAG GTGGAGTGTATTATGGCCATTCTCATTTATAAGAATCTAATTAAGGGTTACTTTGCTCACAAAAGCAAAGTAGTTGTCCTCAGCAAACAAGATCCCTTTCCCAGATTGAATGGCAAACCTGTAAACTCATAG
- the LOC105050068 gene encoding TORTIFOLIA1-like protein 5 yields MASKPHPNACGDGVRQRVNRCLTKLSDRDTEARAASELDSIAQSLTPDSFSPFLSAIADTRPTDKTPLRRHSLRLISLLSHSHPASSLAPHLPRMLAAALRRLRDPDSSVRAACVDAVRSMAASHPAAVAPVLLRPLADALLHEQDRCAQIASALCLAAAVDAASTDRDLAHHLQRLLPRLVKLLRSNAFKAKPALLSLLGSVAGVGVASTPTLLGLLVSCLAEFLASEDWAARKAAAEALSLLAISEKDRLAEFKSSCLSSFENRRFDKVKIVRESMNRMLEVWKDIPTAFDTESNALPPSQSPSKPSPRESASDGRYPTASVSSSPVQSSSPSITRKSGFLSSRSPPPAASPIPTTRKNTPIRNKKLSSPLFCKTDHKQNSDWRVEIAIPNMHSVKVESEDMILKVQGLEEVEGNVRSRLEARRMLFEKNSEDKGNKLAGLKHASCVVPFQDTRSLESTAVADNTSDDLSAAHRDGDLSLIRMQLVQIENQQSSLLELLQRLIGRSQNGIHSLETQVHGLEMALNVISHDLARCSGRISNNGHAVNTCTRLPGAGFLCSKFCRSEDRNSSRLSVSGMQNLAEEDAGGPYKWDKQRFGLHGGFIVSSLADKNHQSGGSTDVASQKC; encoded by the exons ATGGCGTCCAAACCACACCCCAACGCCTGCGGCGACGGCGTAAGGCAGCGCGTGAACCGCTGCCTCACCAAGCTGTCGGACCGCGACACCGAGGCCAGGGCCGCCTCCGAGCTCGACTCCATTGCTCAGTCTCTAACGCCGGATTCTTTCTCGCCTTTCCTCTCCGCCATTGCCGACACCCGGCCCACCGATAAGACTCCGCTTCGCCGCCACTCCCTCCGACTCATATCGCTTCTTTCTCATTCCCATCCGGCTTCGTCGCTCGCGCCGCACCTCCCCCGCATGCTGGCCGCCGCCCTCCGCCGCCTCCGCGATCCGGACTCCTCCGTCCGCGCCGCCTGCGTCGACGCCGTCCGCTCCATGGCCGCCTCCCACCCCGCCGCTGTCGCTCCCGTCCTCCTCCGCCCCCTCGCCGACGCCCTCCTCCACGAGCAGGACCGCTGCGCCCAGATCGCCTCCGCCCTCTGCCTCGCCGCCGCCGTCGACGCCGCATCCACCGACCGGGATCTCGCCCACCACCTCCAGCGTCTGCTCCCCCGCCTCGTGAAGCTCCTCCGGAGCAACGCCTTCAAGGCCAAGCCCGCCCTGCTCTCCCTCCTCGGCAGCGTCGCCGGCGTTGGTGTTGCCTCAACACCGACCCTACTCGGTCTCCTCGTTTCCTGCCTCGCCGAATTCCTCGCCAGCGAGGACTGGGCCGCTCGGAAGGCCGCCGCCGAGGCTCTTTCGCTCCTCGCCATCTCCGAGAAGGATCGGTTAGCTGAATTCAAGTCGTCTTGCCTCTCGTCCTTCGAGAACCGGAGGTTCGATAAG GTGAAGATCGTTCGTGAATCGATGAATCGGATGCTGGAGGTGTGGAAGGATATTCCAACAGCTTTCGATACTGAGTCTAATGCCCTGCCGCCATCCCAGTCACCGTCCAAACCTTCTCCCAGAG AAAGTGCAAGTGATGGGAGATACCCAACAGCTTCAGTAAGTTCTAGTCCTGTccaatcttcttctccttcaataACAAGGAAGAGCGGATTCTTATCCAGCCGATCGCCTCCACCTGCTGCCTCACCAATTCCTACCACCAGAAAGAACACTCCGATCAGGAATAAGAAATTGTCCTCTCCTTTGTTCTGTAAAACTGACCATAAGCAAAACTCTGATTGGCGAGTTGAAATTGCTATTCCCAACATGCATTCGGTTAAAGTTGAGAGTGAAGATATGATTCTGAAAGTTCAGGGACTAGAAGAAGTAGAGGGTAATGTCAGATCCAGGTTAGAGGCAAGAAGAATGCTTTTTGAAAAGAACAGTGAGGATAAGGGAAACAAGTTGGCTGGGTTAAAGCATGCATCATGTGTGGTTCCATTTCAAGATACTAGGAGCTTGGAATCAACTGCAGTGGCTGATAATACTAGTGATGATCTTAGTGCAGCACACAGGGATGGTGACCTGTCTTTGATTCGCATGCAGTTGGTTCAGATTGAGAACCAACAGTCCAGTCTGTTAGAACTTCTCCAG AGGCTTATTGGGAGATCTCAGAATGGCATTCATTCTTTGGAGACTCAAGTGCATGGCCTAGAGATGGCATTAAATGTGATTTCTCATGATTTAGCACGATGTTCTGGAAGGATATCAAACAATGGTCATGCAGTGAATACGTGCACCAGATTACCTGGTGCAGGATTCCTATGCTCAAAGTTTTGCAGAAGTGAAGACAGAAATTCGTCCAGGTTATCTGTTTCTGGAATGCAGAACCTAGCTGAGGAGGATGCAGGGGGACCTTATAAGTGGGATAAGCAACGGTTTGGACTTCATGGTGGATTCATTGTCAGCTCATTAGCAGATAAGAACCATCAGTCAGGAGGGAGTACAGATGTTGCTTCACAAAAATGCTAA